In Acinetobacter sp. WCHAc010034, a genomic segment contains:
- the secE gene encoding preprotein translocase subunit SecE yields MSNDKSRDALSDAPIPQRNNPAEIVNSSSPLDVVLWVIALILLIGAMMANQHLPAYWAPANDIWVRVGVILACIIVALGLLYATHQGKGFIRLLKDARIELRRVTWPTKQETVTTSWHVLAVVVIASIVLWCFDYVLGWLMKFIIG; encoded by the coding sequence ATGTCGAATGATAAATCGCGTGACGCATTGAGCGACGCGCCAATTCCTCAAAGAAATAATCCTGCTGAAATTGTTAATTCAAGTTCCCCTTTAGATGTTGTTCTATGGGTTATCGCCTTGATTTTATTGATCGGCGCGATGATGGCGAATCAGCATTTGCCAGCATACTGGGCGCCGGCAAATGATATTTGGGTGCGCGTTGGGGTGATTTTGGCTTGTATCATCGTGGCTTTAGGTTTATTATACGCCACCCATCAAGGCAAAGGCTTCATCCGCCTGCTGAAAGATGCGCGGATTGAGCTGCGTCGTGTGACTTGGCCCACCAAGCAGGAGACAGTGACCACATCTTGGCATGTCCTTGCGGTTGTCGTGATTGCATCCATAGTTTTATGGTGCTTCGACTATGTGTTGGGCTGGTTAATGAAGTTTATTATCGGGTAA
- the nusG gene encoding transcription termination/antitermination protein NusG gives MKRWYIIHAYSGYEKQVLRSLNDRIQRSAVADSFGEVLVPTEEVVEMKDGKKRKSERKFFPGYVLVEMEMNDETWHIVKECPKVLGFIGGTAEKPAPITQKEADAILARVRNTGEAPRPKTMFEPGEELLVIDGPFTDFKGVVEEVQYEKSRLTLTINVFNRPTQVELEFRQVEKSV, from the coding sequence ATGAAACGTTGGTACATTATTCATGCCTATTCAGGCTATGAAAAACAGGTGTTGCGCTCGCTTAATGATCGAATCCAGCGTAGCGCTGTAGCCGATAGCTTTGGTGAAGTCCTCGTCCCTACCGAAGAAGTAGTGGAAATGAAGGATGGCAAGAAACGCAAATCAGAACGGAAATTCTTTCCCGGCTATGTGTTAGTCGAAATGGAAATGAATGATGAAACTTGGCACATTGTTAAAGAATGTCCAAAAGTATTAGGCTTTATTGGCGGCACGGCGGAAAAGCCTGCGCCAATCACGCAGAAAGAAGCGGATGCGATTCTTGCGCGTGTGCGCAATACCGGCGAAGCGCCTCGTCCTAAGACGATGTTTGAGCCGGGCGAAGAGCTGCTGGTTATTGACGGTCCATTCACAGACTTTAAAGGTGTGGTGGAAGAGGTTCAGTACGAGAAATCACGCTTGACGCTGACGATTAATGTATTTAACCGGCCGACGCAGGTTGAACTGGAATTCCGCCAAGTCGAAAAATCAGTTTAA
- the rplK gene encoding 50S ribosomal protein L11 encodes MAKKIDSYIKLQVPAGKANPSPPIGPALGQRGVNIMAFCKEFNAATQKVEAGLPIPVVITVYNDKSFTFIMKTPPAAVLLKKAAGIQKGSAVPNKTKVGKLTRAQLEEIATTKEPDLTGADLDARVRTIAGSARSMGLEVEL; translated from the coding sequence ATGGCTAAGAAGATTGACAGCTATATCAAGCTGCAAGTTCCAGCTGGTAAAGCGAATCCATCTCCACCGATTGGTCCTGCACTGGGTCAGCGCGGTGTGAACATCATGGCATTCTGTAAAGAATTCAATGCTGCGACACAAAAAGTTGAAGCTGGCCTGCCAATTCCAGTCGTGATCACTGTGTACAACGACAAGTCGTTCACATTCATCATGAAAACTCCGCCTGCAGCTGTTCTTCTGAAGAAAGCTGCCGGCATCCAGAAAGGTTCTGCTGTGCCTAACAAAACTAAAGTTGGCAAGCTGACCCGCGCTCAGTTGGAAGAAATTGCGACTACTAAAGAACCGGATTTGACTGGTGCTGATTTAGACGCTCGTGTACGCACCATCGCTGGTTCTGCACGTTCTATGGGCTTGGAAGTGGAGCTATAA
- the rplA gene encoding 50S ribosomal protein L1, which translates to MAKLTKRQKAIAAALEANKVYTLEEAVQVLNSLPAPKFKESLDVAVNLGVDPRKSDQVVRGATTLPAGTGKTVRVAVFAQGAAAEAAKEAGADIVGFDDLAESIQAGNLDFDVVIAAPDAMRVVGKLGTVLGPRGLMPNPKVGTVTPDVATAVKNAKAGQARYRVDKAGIIHAAIGQVGFTAEAIRSNVETLVADLKKLKPATSKGVYIQKITLSSTMGPGLVVEVANVSK; encoded by the coding sequence ATGGCAAAGTTAACTAAACGTCAAAAAGCCATTGCTGCTGCTTTAGAAGCAAACAAAGTTTACACTTTGGAAGAAGCAGTGCAGGTTCTGAACAGCCTTCCAGCGCCTAAATTCAAAGAATCTTTGGATGTTGCTGTGAATCTGGGTGTAGATCCGCGTAAATCTGACCAGGTTGTCCGCGGCGCGACTACGCTTCCTGCAGGTACAGGTAAAACTGTGCGTGTAGCGGTATTCGCTCAAGGCGCAGCTGCAGAAGCGGCGAAAGAAGCTGGCGCAGACATCGTTGGTTTTGATGACCTTGCTGAAAGCATTCAGGCAGGCAACCTTGACTTTGACGTAGTGATTGCAGCTCCGGATGCAATGCGCGTTGTCGGTAAGCTGGGTACTGTTCTTGGTCCGCGCGGCTTAATGCCGAACCCGAAAGTGGGTACTGTAACTCCTGACGTAGCGACTGCAGTTAAAAATGCAAAAGCTGGTCAAGCGCGTTACCGTGTAGACAAAGCGGGTATCATCCACGCTGCGATCGGCCAAGTAGGCTTTACTGCTGAAGCGATCCGCTCAAACGTTGAAACTTTAGTTGCTGACTTGAAAAAATTAAAGCCGGCTACTTCTAAAGGCGTTTACATTCAAAAGATCACTCTGAGCTCAACTATGGGCCCGGGTCTGGTTGTTGAAGTAGCGAACGTTTCTAAATAA
- the rplJ gene encoding 50S ribosomal protein L10 produces the protein MALLIEDKKQIVAEVAEVASTAFAAVVADYQGLTVEQLTALRVEARKLGVATRVVRNTLAKRALQDTQFTILNDNLVGPTILAFSTSEDDMGAAARLFEEFAKTNKAFELKAAAFDGKLYQGADVSVIANLPNQEKALTMLANVLQAPISKLGRLLTALQEKNESEAA, from the coding sequence ATGGCTCTTCTTATCGAAGACAAAAAACAGATCGTTGCTGAAGTAGCTGAAGTTGCTTCTACAGCGTTTGCTGCTGTTGTTGCTGACTACCAAGGTTTAACTGTTGAGCAGCTGACTGCTCTTCGTGTTGAAGCCCGCAAGCTGGGTGTTGCTACACGCGTTGTACGTAATACTTTGGCTAAGCGCGCTCTTCAAGATACGCAATTCACGATCTTGAATGACAACCTTGTTGGCCCAACAATCTTAGCTTTCTCGACTTCTGAAGACGACATGGGCGCAGCTGCGCGCTTGTTCGAAGAATTCGCTAAAACTAACAAAGCATTTGAGCTTAAAGCTGCTGCATTTGACGGCAAGCTTTATCAAGGTGCTGACGTTAGCGTTATCGCGAACCTGCCGAACCAAGAAAAAGCGCTTACTATGCTTGCCAATGTTCTTCAAGCTCCTATTTCGAAATTGGGCCGCTTGCTTACAGCGCTTCAAGAGAAAAACGAGTCAGAAGCTGCATAA
- the rplL gene encoding 50S ribosomal protein L7/L12: MALTNEEILNAVAEKTVLELVELISAFEEKFNVSAAAVAVAAGPAAAAVEEQTEFNVELTSFGANKVAVIKAVREVTGLGLKEAKDLVEGAPSLLKEGVSKEEAEELKKKLDETGATITVK, encoded by the coding sequence ATGGCTTTAACAAACGAAGAAATCCTGAACGCAGTTGCTGAAAAAACTGTTCTTGAACTTGTTGAACTGATCTCTGCTTTCGAAGAGAAATTCAACGTTTCTGCTGCTGCTGTAGCTGTAGCTGCTGGTCCAGCTGCTGCTGCTGTTGAAGAGCAAACTGAATTCAACGTTGAGCTGACTTCTTTCGGCGCGAACAAAGTAGCTGTAATTAAAGCAGTTCGTGAAGTTACTGGCCTTGGCTTGAAAGAAGCTAAAGACCTGGTTGAAGGCGCTCCTTCACTTCTTAAAGAAGGCGTTTCTAAAGAAGAAGCTGAAGAACTTAAGAAGAAACTTGATGAAACTGGTGCTACAATTACTGTTAAGTAA
- the rpoB gene encoding DNA-directed RNA polymerase subunit beta: protein MAYSYTEKKRIRKNFGKLPKVMDVPYLLAIQVDSYRTFLQDGKTPKNREDIGLQAAFRSVFPIESYSGNAALEFVEYSLGKPEFDVRECILRGSTYAAPMRVKIRLILKDRETKSIKDVREQEVYMGEMPLMTDNGTFVINGTERVIVSQLHRSPGVFFDHDKGKTHSSGKVLYSARIIPYRGSWLDFEFDAKDLVYVRIDRRRKLLATVVLRALGYSNSQILDLFYEKVPVYLDMGSYQIDLVPERLRGEMAQFDIADKDGKVIVEQGKRINARHVRQMEAAGLEKLSVPDEYLYERIIAEDVALRDGDVIAANTVLSHEIMVKLAEGGVKQFNILFTNDIDRGSFIADSLRADTTAGREEALVEIYKVMRPGEPPTKEAAENLFNNLFFSSERYDLSPVGRMKFNRRLGRPYEVGTDQKSREVEGILSNEDITDVLKTLVEIRNGKGEVDDIDHLGNRRVRSVGEMTENQFRVGLVRVERAVKERLSQAETDNLSPQDLINAKPVAAAIKEFFGSSQLSQFMDQNNPLSEITHKRRVSALGPGGLTRERAGFEVRDVHQTHYGRVCPIETPEGPNIGLINSLSVYAKCNNFGFLETPYRKVVDGRVTDDVEYLSAIEEVGTVIAQADSGVDADGNLTEEFVSVRHQGDFVRMPPEKVTHMDVSAQQVVSVAASLIPFLEHDDANRALMGSNMQRQAVPTLIADKPLVGTGMEANVAHDSGVCVLAQRGGRIDFVDASRVVIRVNEEEMVAGEAGVDIYNLIKYTRSNQNTCINQKVLVKLGDKVGRGDVLADGPSTDGGELALGQNMRVAFMTWNGYNYEDSILLSERVLQEDRLTSIHIQELSCVARDTKLGAEEITADIPNVGEAALSKLDESGIVYIGAEVTAGDILVGKVTPKGETQLTPEEKLLRAIFGEKAADVKDSSLRVSSGVKGTVIDVQVFTRDGLEKDDRAQAIEKAQLDAYRKDLKEEYKIFEEAARERIIRLLKGQESNGGGTTKRGDKITEELLSGLELVDLLEIQPSDEAVAERLTQIQVFLKEKSFEIDEKFAEKKRKLSTGDELTTGVLKVVKVYLAVKRRIQPGDKMAGRHGNKGVVSNILPVEDMPHDANGVPVDVVLNPLGVPSRMNVGQILETHLGMAAKGLGDQIDKMLKQQRTVLELREFLDKIYNKVGGEQEDLDSLTDDEILALSGNLRAGVPLATPVFDGAEESQIKDLLELANISRTGQTVLYDGRTGERFDRPVTVGYMYMLKLNHLVDDKMHARSTGSYSLVTQQPLGGKAQFGGQRFGEMEVWALEAYGAAYTLQEMLTVKSDDVEGRTRIYKNIVDGNHYMDPGMPESFNVLTKEIRSLGINIELKNGD, encoded by the coding sequence ATGGCATACTCATATACCGAAAAGAAACGGATCCGTAAGAATTTTGGTAAATTGCCCAAGGTAATGGACGTTCCGTACTTGCTCGCGATTCAAGTCGACTCGTACAGAACTTTCTTGCAAGACGGCAAAACTCCAAAAAACCGCGAAGATATCGGTCTCCAAGCCGCATTTCGTTCAGTTTTTCCTATAGAAAGTTATTCTGGCAATGCTGCTTTAGAATTTGTTGAGTATAGTCTTGGTAAGCCTGAGTTTGATGTCCGCGAGTGCATTCTCCGCGGCTCGACTTATGCAGCGCCAATGCGTGTAAAAATCCGTTTGATCTTGAAAGATCGCGAAACCAAATCAATTAAAGACGTCCGCGAGCAGGAAGTCTACATGGGCGAAATGCCGCTCATGACCGATAACGGTACTTTCGTTATCAACGGCACTGAGCGTGTAATTGTGTCTCAATTGCACCGTTCTCCGGGCGTGTTCTTTGACCACGACAAGGGCAAAACCCATTCCAGCGGCAAAGTGCTGTATTCCGCACGCATCATTCCTTACCGCGGTTCATGGCTGGACTTCGAATTTGACGCCAAAGACCTTGTTTACGTGCGTATTGACCGCCGCCGCAAGCTGCTGGCGACCGTTGTGCTGCGCGCACTGGGCTACAGCAACTCGCAGATTCTGGATTTGTTCTACGAAAAAGTGCCTGTATACCTGGATATGGGCAGCTATCAGATTGACCTGGTGCCGGAACGCCTGCGCGGCGAAATGGCGCAGTTCGATATTGCTGACAAAGACGGCAAAGTCATTGTGGAGCAGGGCAAGCGCATCAATGCGCGCCACGTGCGCCAAATGGAAGCAGCCGGCCTTGAAAAGCTTTCTGTGCCTGATGAATACCTGTATGAGCGCATTATCGCGGAAGACGTTGCTTTGCGCGACGGCGATGTGATTGCAGCAAACACCGTACTCAGCCATGAAATTATGGTGAAGCTGGCGGAAGGCGGCGTTAAGCAGTTCAACATCCTGTTCACCAATGACATTGACCGCGGTTCATTCATTGCCGACTCATTGCGCGCAGACACCACGGCAGGCCGTGAAGAAGCGCTGGTTGAAATCTACAAGGTAATGCGTCCGGGCGAGCCGCCAACTAAAGAAGCGGCTGAAAACCTGTTCAACAATCTGTTCTTCTCTTCAGAGCGCTATGACCTGTCGCCGGTTGGCCGCATGAAGTTCAACCGCCGCCTGGGCCGTCCTTATGAAGTAGGCACGGATCAGAAATCGCGTGAAGTTGAAGGCATTCTGTCGAACGAAGACATTACTGACGTTCTGAAAACATTGGTTGAAATCCGCAACGGTAAAGGTGAAGTCGACGATATCGACCACTTGGGCAACCGCCGCGTGCGTTCAGTCGGTGAGATGACTGAAAACCAGTTCCGTGTTGGTTTAGTTCGTGTAGAGCGCGCTGTTAAAGAGCGTTTAAGCCAGGCTGAAACAGACAATCTATCTCCGCAGGATTTGATCAATGCGAAGCCAGTGGCTGCTGCAATCAAGGAATTCTTCGGTTCAAGCCAGCTGTCCCAGTTCATGGACCAGAACAACCCGCTGTCTGAGATTACCCATAAGCGCCGCGTTTCAGCGCTTGGCCCGGGCGGCTTGACGCGTGAACGCGCAGGCTTTGAAGTGCGTGACGTACATCAGACTCACTACGGCCGCGTATGTCCAATTGAAACGCCTGAAGGTCCAAACATTGGCCTGATCAACTCGCTTTCTGTTTATGCGAAATGCAACAACTTCGGTTTCCTGGAAACGCCATACCGCAAAGTGGTTGATGGCCGCGTAACAGACGACGTTGAATACCTGTCTGCGATTGAAGAAGTAGGCACTGTGATTGCGCAGGCCGACTCCGGCGTAGATGCAGACGGCAACTTGACGGAAGAATTCGTATCTGTGCGCCATCAGGGCGACTTCGTGCGCATGCCTCCTGAAAAAGTTACGCATATGGACGTTTCTGCACAGCAGGTTGTGTCTGTCGCTGCCTCACTGATTCCATTCCTTGAACACGATGACGCCAACCGCGCATTGATGGGTTCAAACATGCAGCGTCAGGCTGTGCCTACATTGATTGCTGACAAGCCGCTTGTAGGTACAGGCATGGAAGCGAATGTAGCGCATGACTCCGGCGTGTGCGTGCTGGCGCAGCGCGGCGGCCGCATTGACTTTGTTGACGCTTCCCGCGTGGTTATCCGCGTCAATGAAGAAGAAATGGTGGCAGGCGAAGCAGGCGTAGATATCTACAACCTGATCAAATACACCCGTTCTAACCAGAACACCTGCATCAACCAGAAAGTTCTGGTGAAGCTGGGCGATAAAGTCGGGCGCGGCGATGTGCTGGCGGACGGCCCGTCGACGGATGGCGGCGAGCTGGCGCTGGGTCAAAACATGCGCGTTGCGTTCATGACCTGGAACGGCTACAACTATGAAGACTCGATCCTGCTTTCTGAGCGCGTTCTGCAGGAAGACCGCTTAACTTCGATCCATATTCAGGAACTGTCATGCGTCGCGCGCGACACCAAACTGGGTGCGGAAGAAATTACTGCGGATATCCCGAACGTAGGCGAAGCTGCGCTGTCCAAACTGGATGAGTCAGGCATTGTTTACATCGGCGCTGAAGTGACTGCGGGCGATATTCTGGTCGGCAAAGTAACGCCTAAAGGCGAAACCCAGCTGACTCCTGAAGAAAAACTGCTTCGCGCAATCTTCGGTGAAAAAGCGGCTGACGTGAAAGATTCATCTTTGCGCGTATCTTCAGGCGTGAAAGGCACCGTGATTGACGTTCAGGTGTTTACGCGTGACGGCCTTGAAAAAGACGACCGCGCGCAAGCGATTGAAAAAGCGCAGCTGGATGCTTACCGCAAAGACTTGAAAGAAGAATACAAAATCTTCGAAGAAGCTGCGCGCGAACGCATTATCCGCCTGCTGAAAGGCCAGGAGTCTAACGGCGGCGGCACCACTAAGCGCGGTGACAAAATCACTGAAGAGCTGCTGTCTGGCTTAGAGCTGGTTGACTTGCTGGAAATTCAGCCAAGCGATGAAGCTGTTGCTGAGCGCCTGACGCAAATTCAGGTCTTCCTGAAAGAGAAGAGCTTCGAGATTGACGAGAAGTTTGCTGAGAAGAAGCGCAAGCTTTCGACTGGCGACGAGCTGACCACTGGCGTGCTGAAAGTAGTTAAGGTTTACTTAGCTGTTAAGCGCCGCATTCAGCCGGGCGATAAAATGGCCGGCCGTCACGGTAACAAAGGTGTTGTATCCAACATCCTGCCGGTGGAAGACATGCCGCATGACGCCAACGGCGTGCCTGTAGATGTCGTGCTTAACCCGCTGGGCGTACCGTCGCGTATGAACGTGGGCCAGATTCTTGAAACCCACTTGGGCATGGCGGCTAAAGGCCTTGGCGATCAAATCGACAAGATGCTGAAGCAGCAGCGCACTGTGCTGGAACTGCGTGAATTCTTAGACAAGATTTACAACAAGGTCGGCGGCGAGCAGGAAGATCTGGACAGCTTGACGGATGATGAAATCCTGGCGCTTTCCGGCAACCTCCGCGCGGGCGTGCCATTGGCGACTCCGGTATTTGACGGCGCTGAAGAATCGCAGATCAAAGACCTGCTTGAGCTTGCGAACATCTCGCGCACGGGTCAAACCGTATTGTATGATGGCCGCACAGGCGAGCGTTTTGACCGTCCGGTAACTGTCGGCTACATGTACATGCTGAAGCTGAACCACTTGGTAGACGACAAAATGCATGCGCGTTCTACCGGTTCTTACTCGCTTGTTACCCAGCAGCCATTGGGCGGTAAAGCGCAGTTCGGCGGCCAGCGTTTCGGTGAGATGGAAGTCTGGGCGCTTGAAGCATACGGCGCAGCTTACACGCTTCAGGAAATGCTTACAGTTAAGTCGGATGACGTTGAAGGCCGTACCCGCATCTATAAGAACATTGTAGATGGCAACCATTATATGGATCCGGGCATGCCTGAATCGTTCAACGTATTGACCAAAGAGATCCGTTCTTTAGGTATCAACATTGAACTGAAAAATGGTGACTAA